In Cupriavidus sp. EM10, the genomic window GGCTGCGCGACGTGGCCAGCATTACCATGGCACGCCTGGCCAGTTAAGGAGACGACGATGTTCGAAGGCTTCCAGACACACCGCATCGACCATGACGGGGTGCCGATCCATGCCGTGGTGGGCGGCGAAGGGCCGCCGCTGTTGCTGCTGCACGGCCATCCGCAGACCCATGTGATCTGGCACAAGGTGGCGGACGAGCTGGCGCGCCATTTCACGGTGGTGGCCACCGACCTGCGCGGCTATGGCGACAGCGGCAAGCCGGCGGGTTTGCCCGACCACGCCAACTACAGCAAGCGCGTGATGGCCGCCGACCAGCTGGCCGTCATGCGCGAACTGGGCTTCGAGCGCTTCAGGGTGCTGGCGCACGACCGGGGCGCCCGCGTGGCGCATCGGCTGGCGGTCGACCATCCGCAGGCCGTGGAAAAACTGGTCACGCTCGACATCGCCCCGACGCTGGCCATGTACGCGCAGACCACCGAGGCGTTTGCGCGCGCCTACTACCACTGGTTCTTCCTGATCCGGCCGGCGCCGTTTCCGGAAACGCTGATCGAGGCCGATCCGGCGCTGTACCTGCGCCAGACCATGGGCGGCCGCAGCGCCGGCATGACCCCGTTCACCGACGCGGCGCTGGCCGAATACCTGCGCTGCCTGAGCCTGCCTGGCGCCGCCCACGGGCTGTGCGAGGACTACCGGGCCAGCGCGGGCATCGATCTGGAGCACGATCGCGCCGACATCGATGCCGGCCGCAAGGTCGAATGCGACATGCTGGCGTTGTGGGGGCCAACGGTGCCGTGGAACAGTGTTTTTCACCTTTGGATGAATGGCGCAAGGTCGCCCGCCACGTCACGGGGCACGCCATGCCTTGCGGACACTACATTGCCGAGGAAGTCCCCGAGATATTGCTGGCCGAAGTCCTGCCGTTCCTGCGCGGCTGACCGGCGTCAACTGTCTGATTCGTCAATGATTTCGCCTCCACCGCAGCCGCCGGCTGCGTGTGGCGGCCACGTTCGGGTGGACTCTACAGGCCGGCGCCCAAAGCGTTTGGCAGGCCATCCGCATCCTGTCGGTACGGTCCGGCTCGCACTTTCCTTGATACGACTGTTTCAGATCACGTCTGCACGGTTCGCCATGTGCTGGCATCATCGCGGACGGGAGGAAATTCCATGGCAGGTTCCTTGTTGCCGTTACGTCCGGCAGCCGGGGATGCGGCTTACATGCATTCGTGAATGTATGTATAATCCGTCGCAAAAATTCCATCAGAAAATTCTCCTCAGCTGTTCATTCCCACAATGACGTACCGATTTATTGCAAGCTGCCTCGCCGTCTGGCTCGGAATCTGTGTTGCCGCGAGTTGGGTGGTAGAGAGGCTCTGGGCCTGACCCGTCCCAAGCGCCAAGGTGCTTCGGCGGGGCCGGCAGTCGATTTCGTCTAGTTGCCGAGTCACTCTCTTCGATGCCTTCATCCATGAAGACAGAACAACAAGAACGCCGCATGCATCTCGCCAAGTCACCCCGATCCCTGTTCGTCCTCCGTACCCTGGCCGTCGCCGCAGCAGTGGCCGGCGCCAGTTCGGCCGCCAGCGCCGAAGAGCTGGTGGGCTGGGCGCATCCGGCCGTTCACGTGGCCGTTGGCCGCGACACCAGCCACGATGTGAACAAGTACGAGCTTGGCATCAACTTCAACACGCCGATCCAGTACGGCAATCCGGAAGGCTGGCTGTTCCGCCTGCAGGCGGAATTCAACGTGGCCGGCTGGGACGCCCGCGGAGGTACCAACCAGCAGAACCTGTTCGAATTTGGCGTTTCGCCGATCTTTCGCGTGGAAAAGCGCGGCGGCTATTTCGTGCCGTTCGCCGAGGCGTCGGTGGGCCTGCGCGTGCTGTCGCACACGGGTACGTCCGACCAGCACCGCATGGGCAGCGCCTTCCAGTTCTCGGACATGGTCGGCGTGGGTGTGGGCTTCGGCAAGAACGCCAACACCGAAGTAGGGTTCCGGTTCCAGCACATCTCCAACGCCGGCATCAAGGAACCGAACCCCGGCAGCAACTTCTACACCGGCTACGTTCGCTATCGATTCTGATCGTCTGATCGCACGCCTGCGCTAGGCGGCACGGGCGGCTGGGGCAACCTTGGCCCGGCCGCCGCGCAGCGCGTCGAAGAATGCCCATAGCTGGGGCGCATCGCCGGTGGCCACGTTGAAGCGGATCCAAGGCGAATCGGTTTCGTCGGGTTCGAAGTACGACCCCGGCGCCAGCCAGATGCCATGTTCCAGCGCCAGCGTGGCCAGCTGGTTGCCCGTCAGCGCGGGGCCGGCACCGTCCTGCGCCAGCCGCGCCCACGCAAACATGCCGCCGTCCGGCCGCAGCATGATTTCCAGCCCGTGCGCTTCCATCTTCTCCGCCACGCGATCCTGTTGCGCGCGTAGCCGTTCGGCCAGCGCGGCCACGTGCCGGCCATAGTGGCCGCTCGTCAGCACCGAGTACACCAGCCGTTCGGTCACCTCCGACGATGTCAGGCCCACAGCCATCTTGGTCTGCGCGAAGGCCTTGGCCAGGTCCGGGCTGGCCGCCAGGTAGCCCACGCGCAGCGACGGCGTGATCGTCTTCGAGAATCCGTTGACGTAGATGACCTGCGACAGGCCGTCCATGGCTGCCAGCATCGGCGAGCCCGCCGGCGCCAGTTCGCGGTAGATATCGTCCTCCACCACCAGCATGCGGTGCTGCTCGGCCAATTGCAGCACCCGGAACGCATTCATGCTGGTCAGGCTGGCGCCCGTTGGATTCTGCAGCACCGTGTTGACGAACAGCGCCCGTGGCGCGTGCTGCCGGATGGCGTCTTCCAGCGCATCGGTGTCCAGGCCGGCTTCGGTGCGATGGACGCCAATCGCACGCAGGCCGGCCAGCCGCAAGATCTGCAACAGATTGCAATAGCAGGGCGATTCCACCAGTACGGTGTCGCCGGGCCGCAGCAGCGTGCGGACCACCAGGTCCAGCGCCTGCGTGGCGCCCTGGGTCAGCACCACCTGCTGCGCCTGCACCGGCATCCCGTACTGGCTCAGGTGCGTGGCGATGTGCTCGCGCAGCGCGCCGAAGCCGTATGGATGCCCGTAGCCCGATACCTGCGCCGCCGGCACGCGTGCCGCGCTGCGCATGGCCTGGTGCAGGCCTTCCTCGTTGAGCCAGTCGCCGGGCAGCCATCCGGCGCCGGCCTTGATCGGCACCGAATGATCGGCAAAAACATCGGAAAGCAGCCAGGCGGCATTGAGGGCCGGTGCCTCCCATTGCGACGTGCGCGCCTGGCCGGCCGGCGCATGCCGATGGGCCACGGTGTAGCCCGATCCGGGTCGCGCGGTCAGGTAGCCCAGTGCGGTCAGCCGGCCATAGGCCTCGGCCACGGTGAAGGTGCTGACGTTGTGCTGCTGCGCGAAGCGGCGCACTGATGGCAGCAGAGCGCCCGCGCGCAGGGCCCGCTGGTCCACCAGCGCGGCAATTCCGGCCACGATCTGCTCGGTCAGGGTCTCTCCGCCACGGCGGCTGCGGGCGAGGTTCAGGTTCAGCATAAGGCGGCTGCAAGGTGCGAAACCTGTACAGTGTACTGGCTATTGAGGCAGGCGTCCGGATTGGTGCGTTGCAGCGTCCGGGGCTTGTCGCGGATCGGTTTCAGCGCCGTAACAGCGTTCCGGCTACCATGCCGGGTGCCGCTTTCCGGTCCTGTACCTGTACGGTCTGCGGCGACTGAACTGTACGGTCAGGCGCCGATCTCCTGACCGTATATTCTTTACACCAGACCCCGCCGGTAGAGTTGCCGGAAACCCTGGCGCCGCCCTGCCGCGCGCCACCCTGCACACCGCACCAGGAGAACGTATGGATGCCGCCAAGACCGTGATTCCCGATCTCGAAGCCCTGTGGATGCCCTTCACCGCCAATCGCCAGTACAAGGCCGCCCCGCGCCTGCTGGCATCGGCCAGCGGCATGTACTACACGACCCATGACGGCCGCAAGGTACTCGACGGCTGCGCCGGTCTCTGGTGCGTGGCCGCCGGACACTCGCGCAAGGAAATCGTCGAGGCGATCGCGCAGCAGGCAGCCACGCTGGACTATGCGCCGCCGTTCCAGATGGGTCATCCGCTGGAATTCGAGGCCGCCACCAAGGTGGCCGCGCTGATGCCCAAGGGCCTGGATCGTATTTTCTTTACCAACTCGGGTTCGGAATCGGTCGACACCGCGCTGAAGATTGCCCTGGCGTATCACCGGGCGCGCGGCGAGGGCCAGCGCACGCGCATCATCGGCCGCGAGCGCGGCTACCACGGCGTGGGTTTCGGCGGCCTGGGTGTGGGCGGCATCGGACCGAACCGCAAGATGTGGTCGGCCAACGTGATGCCGGGCACCGACCACCTGCCGGCCACG contains:
- a CDS encoding acyloxyacyl hydrolase produces the protein MHLAKSPRSLFVLRTLAVAAAVAGASSAASAEELVGWAHPAVHVAVGRDTSHDVNKYELGINFNTPIQYGNPEGWLFRLQAEFNVAGWDARGGTNQQNLFEFGVSPIFRVEKRGGYFVPFAEASVGLRVLSHTGTSDQHRMGSAFQFSDMVGVGVGFGKNANTEVGFRFQHISNAGIKEPNPGSNFYTGYVRYRF
- a CDS encoding PLP-dependent aminotransferase family protein — encoded protein: MLNLNLARSRRGGETLTEQIVAGIAALVDQRALRAGALLPSVRRFAQQHNVSTFTVAEAYGRLTALGYLTARPGSGYTVAHRHAPAGQARTSQWEAPALNAAWLLSDVFADHSVPIKAGAGWLPGDWLNEEGLHQAMRSAARVPAAQVSGYGHPYGFGALREHIATHLSQYGMPVQAQQVVLTQGATQALDLVVRTLLRPGDTVLVESPCYCNLLQILRLAGLRAIGVHRTEAGLDTDALEDAIRQHAPRALFVNTVLQNPTGASLTSMNAFRVLQLAEQHRMLVVEDDIYRELAPAGSPMLAAMDGLSQVIYVNGFSKTITPSLRVGYLAASPDLAKAFAQTKMAVGLTSSEVTERLVYSVLTSGHYGRHVAALAERLRAQQDRVAEKMEAHGLEIMLRPDGGMFAWARLAQDGAGPALTGNQLATLALEHGIWLAPGSYFEPDETDSPWIRFNVATGDAPQLWAFFDALRGGRAKVAPAARAA